The Metabacillus schmidteae genome has a segment encoding these proteins:
- a CDS encoding AraC family transcriptional regulator: MRLKGYDELFQRINSRTDIEENILQTLDHFPKDINQILEILKNKYNDGKIIMERDENGIVTSYPNDVDKLHNFTIRRKTKFIPILEHKHEYIEIVYVLQGTFIQEIKGRQIQMNKGDLCILDRNVLHSSLPLGESDVVVNITLTPKFFDGIFMYLLSDKNYISNFVINSLYSKSKSQNFLNHHVKEGTLIQKILENLLLEYYSTEERSTAAINGYFLIFFTELSREITTRTGEGIKDEQHKVKGKILKYIRDRYKDIKLNEMAEYFNFHPSYLSSLIKKEFGKTLKELLIEVRMTEASKLLKNTDMTIDNIVLEVGYTNSSHFYHVFKKTYGMTPNQYKTNVIKKDI, from the coding sequence ATGAGACTCAAAGGTTATGACGAATTGTTTCAGAGAATTAATTCTAGAACTGACATTGAAGAAAATATATTGCAGACTCTTGATCATTTCCCAAAAGACATAAATCAAATACTTGAAATTCTTAAGAATAAGTATAATGATGGAAAAATAATTATGGAAAGAGACGAGAATGGAATTGTTACTTCTTATCCCAACGATGTGGATAAATTACATAATTTTACAATCAGGAGAAAAACAAAATTTATACCTATTTTAGAACACAAACATGAATACATTGAAATTGTGTATGTTTTACAAGGTACTTTTATTCAGGAGATAAAAGGAAGACAAATTCAAATGAATAAAGGGGACTTATGTATCCTAGATAGAAATGTTTTGCATAGCTCTTTACCTTTAGGTGAATCTGATGTGGTTGTTAATATTACCTTGACTCCTAAATTTTTCGATGGAATATTTATGTATTTATTATCCGATAAAAACTATATTTCGAATTTTGTCATCAATAGTCTTTACTCTAAGAGTAAGTCACAAAATTTTTTGAACCACCATGTAAAAGAAGGTACTTTAATTCAGAAAATTTTAGAGAACCTCCTGCTAGAATACTATTCAACAGAAGAAAGATCTACAGCAGCTATTAACGGTTATTTCCTCATATTTTTTACAGAATTATCAAGAGAAATTACGACTAGGACTGGTGAAGGTATTAAGGATGAACAACATAAGGTAAAGGGAAAGATTTTAAAGTATATTAGAGATCGATATAAAGATATTAAACTTAATGAAATGGCAGAATACTTTAATTTTCATCCAAGTTACCTAAGTAGCCTTATTAAAAAAGAATTTGGTAAAACTTTAAAAGAGTTACTAATTGAGGTTCGAATGACAGAAGCAAGTAAATTACTTAAAAATACAGATATGACAATTGATAATATCGTTCTTGAAGTCGGCTATACAAATTCTAGTCATTTTTATCATGTGTTTAAGAAAACCTATGGAATGACTCCAAATCAATATAAAACAAATGTTATAAAAAAGGATATTTAA
- a CDS encoding glycoside hydrolase family 2 protein produces MSILSTNFKKSALFMVVLLFLGSLVIPSVSADQGGKNNKKVGVVNTGRIVENIDEDWTFYKGVQSADENFSATNFNDSSWQQISLPHTWNAEDGIDIGEYYQGDGWYRKELTIPNSYKDKELFLQFEAANKEAEVFVNGKSVHTNIGGYLAFTVDISDHVKYGQKNIVAVRVNNEVKDSAPLSGDFTFFGGIYRSINLIVTDKTHIEVEDDSSRGVYVTIPNNKSIEKKAEVNLTVPVKVSSDDANSKSNSIEVRAEIKSAEGKVRSRTELKIDGKKLKSAEVSGDSAEFTGKMKVNNPHLWNGTKDPYQYTVEVTVTRKGKVIDQVNEKVGFRYFSVDPDKGFILNGASYPLHGVNIHQDRKGYGNAVPDEVRAEDFELIKEIGANTLRVAHYPHSQYVYDKADEMGLVVWAEIPLVNFMTLTEEFSNNAEKQLTEMIKQNYNHPSIVTWGLQNEFGGRGYYTPDNSVSREEQYAAATELIKRLATTAEELDPNRPTTHAIQGNSSRDPQYKDILDRHIAWNENAGIDIASFNTYFGWYYNKAGDLAQYLDTLHEENPNVPLGISEYGGGANPYQHDVIDEDFINKWNTVNEFSSRGPFQPEEYQNYLHESAWSIISERPWLWATHVWNMFDFGVSGKNEASTPGINTKGLVSHDRQTKKDAFYFYKAQWNKEDQFVHITSKRFSEREDSTTPVKVYSNLEEVTLTVNGIDYGKGTVQQPGVFVWDSVELNESGNEVIATAEKEDGTNVTDTVTTWEISE; encoded by the coding sequence TTGTCAATATTATCAACTAATTTTAAAAAGTCCGCACTGTTTATGGTTGTTTTATTGTTTCTAGGTTCACTAGTTATACCAAGTGTGAGTGCAGACCAAGGTGGAAAGAACAATAAGAAAGTTGGAGTAGTCAATACAGGTAGAATTGTAGAAAATATTGATGAGGATTGGACATTCTACAAGGGTGTTCAAAGTGCAGATGAAAATTTTAGTGCAACAAATTTTAACGATAGTAGTTGGCAACAAATAAGCCTTCCTCATACATGGAACGCAGAGGATGGTATTGACATTGGTGAATATTATCAAGGAGATGGATGGTACAGAAAAGAATTGACTATTCCTAATAGTTATAAAGATAAAGAATTATTCTTACAATTTGAAGCTGCAAATAAAGAGGCAGAAGTTTTTGTTAATGGCAAGTCAGTGCATACTAATATAGGTGGCTATCTTGCATTTACAGTTGATATTTCAGACCATGTAAAATATGGACAAAAAAATATTGTAGCAGTAAGAGTAAACAATGAAGTAAAAGATTCAGCTCCACTATCAGGAGACTTCACCTTTTTTGGTGGTATTTACAGAAGTATAAATCTAATCGTTACGGATAAAACCCATATTGAAGTTGAAGATGATAGTTCAAGAGGTGTATACGTAACCATTCCTAACAATAAATCCATTGAGAAAAAGGCAGAAGTAAACCTTACAGTGCCAGTTAAAGTAAGCAGTGATGATGCAAATAGCAAATCTAACTCTATAGAAGTTAGAGCTGAAATAAAATCTGCAGAGGGAAAAGTTAGATCAAGAACTGAATTAAAGATTGATGGGAAAAAGTTAAAATCTGCAGAGGTGTCAGGAGATAGTGCTGAATTTACAGGGAAAATGAAAGTAAATAATCCACACCTTTGGAATGGTACAAAGGATCCTTACCAATATACTGTTGAAGTTACTGTAACAAGAAAAGGCAAAGTAATTGACCAAGTAAATGAAAAAGTAGGGTTCCGTTATTTCTCTGTGGATCCTGATAAAGGATTCATATTAAATGGTGCAAGTTACCCACTGCATGGTGTTAACATCCACCAAGATAGAAAAGGTTATGGGAATGCAGTACCAGATGAAGTCAGGGCAGAGGATTTTGAACTGATTAAGGAAATTGGTGCTAACACACTGAGGGTCGCTCATTACCCACACTCACAGTATGTTTACGATAAGGCTGATGAAATGGGATTAGTGGTTTGGGCTGAGATTCCATTAGTAAACTTTATGACACTAACAGAAGAATTTTCAAACAATGCTGAGAAGCAATTAACTGAGATGATTAAACAAAACTATAATCATCCTTCAATAGTAACATGGGGCCTTCAAAACGAATTTGGAGGAAGAGGTTATTATACTCCTGATAATAGTGTAAGTCGTGAAGAGCAGTATGCTGCGGCAACTGAATTGATTAAGCGTTTGGCTACTACTGCAGAAGAATTAGATCCTAACAGACCGACTACTCACGCTATTCAGGGTAATTCATCCCGTGATCCACAATATAAGGATATTTTGGATAGACATATAGCTTGGAATGAAAATGCAGGTATAGATATTGCCTCTTTTAATACCTATTTTGGTTGGTATTATAATAAAGCTGGAGATTTAGCTCAATATCTTGATACATTACATGAAGAAAACCCAAATGTTCCATTAGGTATATCCGAGTATGGTGGAGGAGCAAACCCATATCAGCATGATGTGATTGATGAAGACTTTATCAACAAATGGAATACCGTAAACGAGTTTTCTTCTCGTGGTCCATTCCAACCAGAAGAATATCAAAATTATCTTCATGAAAGTGCATGGAGCATCATCAGTGAGCGTCCTTGGTTATGGGCAACACATGTATGGAATATGTTTGACTTTGGAGTTTCCGGGAAAAATGAGGCCTCAACACCAGGTATTAATACTAAAGGGCTTGTATCACATGATCGCCAGACTAAGAAAGATGCATTCTATTTTTATAAGGCACAATGGAATAAAGAAGACCAATTTGTCCATATCACAAGCAAAAGATTTTCTGAAAGAGAAGATAGTACTACACCTGTAAAAGTTTATTCGAATCTAGAAGAAGTGACATTAACTGTAAACGGTATAGATTACGGTAAGGGTACAGTGCAGCAACCAGGTGTATTTGTTTGGGATAGTGTAGAACTTAATGAAAGTGGCAATGAAGTAATTGCAACAGCTGAAAAAGAAGACGGAACGAATGTTACAGATACAGTTACTACTTGGGAAATAAGTGAATAA
- a CDS encoding AraC family transcriptional regulator, with translation MRLKSYEELFDVINTRTDIEEHILQTLDNFQKNNKLPLAIPNNKVEGKDRKIIMENDKNGIVTSYPNNEVRINKVAIRRKLKYIPIFEHKHEYIEIVYVLQGSFIQEIKGRQIQMNKGDLCILDKNVVHSSLPLGESDLVVNIILTPEFFDGIFMYLLSDDNNISNFIINSLYSKSKSQNFLKHHVKEGTMIQKILENLLLEYYSPELKSSTAINGYFLILFTELSREISDRSGEHINVEQHKVKEKILKYIREQYKDTTLNEMANYFNFHPSYLSSLIKKEFGKNLKDILLEVRMTEASKLLKNTDMTVENIVHEVGYTNYSHFYKVFKKTYGMTPNQYKTNVIKKEV, from the coding sequence ATGAGACTCAAAAGTTATGAAGAATTGTTTGATGTAATTAATACTAGAACTGACATCGAAGAACATATATTGCAGACTCTTGATAATTTCCAAAAAAATAACAAACTACCACTTGCAATTCCTAATAATAAGGTAGAGGGTAAAGACAGGAAAATTATTATGGAAAATGACAAAAATGGAATTGTTACTTCTTATCCTAATAATGAGGTAAGAATAAATAAGGTTGCCATAAGGAGAAAACTAAAATATATACCTATTTTTGAACACAAACATGAATATATTGAAATCGTATATGTTTTACAAGGTAGTTTTATTCAGGAGATAAAAGGAAGGCAAATCCAAATGAATAAAGGGGACTTATGTATTTTGGACAAAAATGTCGTGCATAGTTCTTTACCTTTAGGTGAATCAGATTTGGTTGTCAATATTATCTTGACACCTGAATTTTTCGATGGTATTTTTATGTATTTATTGTCTGATGATAATAATATTTCGAATTTTATCATCAATAGTCTTTACTCTAAGAGTAAGTCACAAAATTTCTTAAAACATCATGTAAAAGAAGGTACAATGATACAGAAAATTTTAGAGAATCTCCTGCTAGAATATTATTCACCAGAACTTAAATCTTCGACAGCTATTAACGGTTATTTCCTCATTCTATTTACAGAATTATCAAGAGAAATAAGTGATAGATCTGGAGAACATATTAATGTTGAACAACATAAGGTAAAGGAAAAGATTTTAAAGTACATTAGAGAACAATATAAAGATACTACTCTTAATGAAATGGCAAATTACTTTAATTTTCATCCAAGTTACCTAAGCAGCCTTATTAAAAAAGAGTTTGGTAAAAATTTGAAAGATATACTACTTGAGGTTCGAATGACAGAAGCAAGTAAATTGCTTAAAAATACAGATATGACAGTTGAAAATATCGTTCATGAAGTTGGTTATACAAATTATAGTCATTTTTATAAAGTGTTCAAGAAGACCTATGGAATGACTCCAAACCAATATAAAACAAATGTAATAAAAAAGGAGGTTTAA
- a CDS encoding cyclophilin-like fold protein translates to MKKVLLILCMFIISFGLTACSTTETNEREDMNVEEMPSSETNQESEETNVEEGPSSETIQGRDEDEMSPPLTSELNITIGDEVFLARLYDNQTTHALIEKLPLSIDMEDLHRNEKFYYFSDKLPTESEIPGNINAGDIMLYGDNCLVLFYESISSSFSYTRLGYIEDVERFAQAVGDGDIRVSFDLVED, encoded by the coding sequence ATGAAAAAAGTGCTTTTAATACTATGTATGTTTATTATCAGCTTTGGTCTGACTGCTTGTTCTACTACTGAAACAAATGAAAGAGAAGATATGAATGTAGAGGAAATGCCCAGTAGTGAAACTAACCAAGAAAGTGAAGAGACGAATGTAGAAGAAGGGCCAAGCAGTGAAACTATCCAAGGAAGGGATGAGGATGAAATGTCACCCCCACTAACTAGTGAGCTAAACATTACAATAGGCGACGAAGTATTCTTAGCAAGGCTTTATGATAACCAAACAACACATGCACTCATTGAAAAACTCCCCTTAAGCATAGATATGGAGGATCTTCATAGAAATGAAAAGTTCTATTACTTTTCAGATAAACTCCCGACAGAATCTGAGATACCCGGAAATATTAATGCGGGAGATATTATGCTTTATGGGGACAATTGCTTGGTATTATTCTATGAAAGCATCTCAAGTTCTTTTAGCTACACTCGTCTCGGTTATATCGAGGACGTGGAAAGATTTGCTCAAGCAGTCGGTGACGGTGATATACGCGTTAGTTTTGATTTAGTTGAAGATTGA
- a CDS encoding DapH/DapD/GlmU-related protein: MEIREFLAHLNRGETVEGGSEIHQMMHTISQEALKMIAQINGSYHPPEEIRKLFSDLIGSPVDETFALFPPFYTDCGKNIKMGKNVFINSGCRFQDQGGITIGDGALIGHNVVLATLNHDINPNKRSTMHPAPIVIGNNVWIGANATVVPGVTIGDGAIVAAGAVVTKDVPPNVIVGGVPAKILKKIENST; the protein is encoded by the coding sequence ATGGAAATTCGTGAATTTTTAGCACACTTGAACCGTGGTGAGACGGTTGAGGGGGGATCAGAAATACATCAAATGATGCATACAATATCACAGGAAGCCCTGAAAATGATTGCACAGATCAACGGAAGCTATCATCCCCCGGAAGAAATTCGTAAATTATTTTCTGACTTAATAGGCAGTCCAGTGGATGAGACATTTGCTTTGTTTCCCCCTTTTTATACAGACTGTGGTAAAAATATCAAAATGGGAAAGAATGTCTTTATCAATTCAGGATGTCGTTTTCAAGATCAGGGTGGCATTACAATTGGCGATGGGGCGCTCATCGGACACAATGTTGTTTTGGCTACCCTTAATCACGACATTAATCCCAACAAACGCAGTACGATGCATCCTGCGCCCATAGTGATAGGTAATAATGTATGGATTGGAGCAAACGCGACAGTTGTTCCTGGTGTGACCATTGGTGATGGTGCTATAGTCGCCGCTGGTGCTGTTGTCACCAAGGATGTACCGCCTAACGTTATTGTTGGCGGTGTACCTGCAAAAATTCTTAAAAAAATCGAAAACAGTACGTAG
- a CDS encoding LysR family transcriptional regulator, whose translation MEIRILRYFIAVANQQSISAAAKYLHISQPTLSRQLSDLEAELGTSLFIRGNRKITLTEEGVFLLIKAKEIVGLVDKTEANFNQLEEIISGEIYIGGGETEAMHFIAETLKDLLKDHPAIQFHLYSGNADDIMDKLDSGLLDFGIVIEPTDKQKYEYIQLPAKDVWGVLMRKDSSLANKPSIQPADLLDKPLIISRQTTVDNELSGWFGQNVKDLNITGTYNLLYNAARMVEKNLGYALCLDKLINTSGDSKLCFKPLNPKLQAGLNIIWKKHQVFSNAASKFLDQIRYNIEKYNQNS comes from the coding sequence ATGGAAATTCGAATATTACGTTACTTTATTGCTGTCGCAAATCAACAAAGTATTTCTGCAGCAGCAAAATATTTACATATATCACAACCCACATTATCGAGACAATTAAGTGACTTGGAAGCCGAATTAGGCACCTCTTTATTCATCAGAGGGAATCGAAAAATTACCTTAACAGAAGAAGGGGTATTCTTACTAATAAAAGCGAAAGAAATTGTGGGATTAGTCGATAAAACAGAAGCTAATTTTAACCAACTTGAAGAAATTATCAGCGGAGAAATATACATCGGTGGCGGTGAAACAGAAGCAATGCATTTTATTGCCGAAACCTTAAAGGACTTACTGAAGGATCATCCAGCAATTCAATTTCATTTATACAGCGGAAATGCAGACGATATTATGGATAAGTTAGACAGTGGATTGTTAGACTTTGGTATCGTCATCGAACCAACAGATAAGCAAAAATACGAATATATACAATTACCAGCTAAAGATGTTTGGGGAGTATTAATGCGTAAAGATAGTTCATTGGCAAATAAACCATCGATACAACCAGCGGATTTACTAGATAAGCCTTTAATAATCTCTCGTCAAACAACTGTCGATAACGAGCTATCCGGATGGTTTGGACAGAATGTTAAAGATTTAAATATTACTGGAACGTATAACTTACTTTATAACGCTGCACGAATGGTAGAAAAAAATCTTGGATATGCCTTGTGTTTAGATAAACTTATTAACACATCAGGAGATAGCAAACTTTGCTTTAAACCTCTGAACCCTAAATTACAAGCAGGATTAAATATTATTTGGAAAAAACATCAAGTGTTCTCAAATGCAGCAAGTAAATTTTTAGATCAAATTAGATATAATATTGAAAAGTATAATCAAAATTCCTAA
- a CDS encoding GerAB/ArcD/ProY family transporter produces the protein MEKAKVSGIQLFAMMFMFNLGTAVVVSYGIVAKKDAWLAILLGMSLGVGLFFIYYRLFCYYPKLPITGYAREILGKYLGWIIGLFYVLYFLQIATRQVRDFSELLVSSTMTETPLLTIQISFVLVICYVLYQGIEVLARTAEVFIIILFLLGVAGNFFILVSGNFELHNLRPFLENGWKPILSTAVLESAHFPFGEMVVFTMLLPYLNKSGSVKKVWMSALLLSGLVLSWTASLNIAVLGVDVMERTTFPTLATIGKVNLLEFIQRLDAIVVFTMLITVFFKGSLFIYGAVIGIVDLFKLKNHQQILLPVGGIIIFSAMTVATNFSGYMAEGKEGLRPLVFPVFLYFPVLLLIVSMIRNHLKQKKN, from the coding sequence ATGGAAAAAGCCAAGGTTAGCGGAATTCAATTATTTGCCATGATGTTTATGTTTAATCTAGGGACAGCAGTGGTCGTAAGTTATGGTATAGTTGCAAAAAAAGATGCTTGGCTTGCCATCCTTTTAGGAATGTCTTTAGGAGTCGGCTTATTTTTTATTTACTATCGGTTATTTTGTTACTATCCGAAGCTACCTATTACTGGCTATGCAAGGGAAATACTAGGAAAATATTTAGGGTGGATAATCGGTTTATTTTATGTTCTCTATTTTTTGCAAATTGCAACTCGACAGGTTCGTGACTTTAGTGAATTGCTTGTTTCATCCACTATGACTGAAACACCGCTCTTAACAATTCAAATCTCATTCGTCCTCGTCATTTGTTATGTTCTCTACCAGGGAATTGAAGTGTTAGCAAGAACAGCGGAGGTTTTTATTATCATATTGTTTTTGTTAGGAGTTGCCGGGAATTTTTTTATCCTTGTTTCTGGAAATTTTGAGTTGCATAATTTGAGGCCCTTTCTAGAGAATGGGTGGAAGCCGATCTTATCAACTGCTGTTTTAGAATCAGCTCATTTTCCATTTGGGGAAATGGTTGTTTTTACCATGCTACTTCCTTATCTAAATAAGTCTGGTTCAGTAAAAAAAGTTTGGATGTCTGCCTTATTGTTAAGTGGACTTGTATTAAGCTGGACAGCTAGTTTAAATATCGCGGTTCTAGGCGTTGATGTCATGGAACGAACCACCTTTCCTACACTAGCGACAATCGGAAAGGTCAATCTGCTGGAATTTATTCAAAGACTCGATGCAATTGTTGTGTTTACGATGTTAATTACTGTATTCTTCAAAGGATCGCTTTTTATATATGGAGCTGTCATTGGAATAGTCGACTTATTTAAGTTGAAAAATCATCAGCAGATTTTGTTACCGGTCGGAGGAATTATTATCTTTTCGGCTATGACAGTAGCGACTAACTTTTCCGGATATATGGCAGAAGGGAAAGAGGGGTTACGACCGCTTGTTTTTCCAGTTTTTTTGTATTTCCCAGTACTATTGTTAATTGTATCAATGATTCGTAATCATTTAAAACAAAAAAAGAATTAA
- a CDS encoding Ger(x)C family spore germination protein translates to MIMKTLFLQKSYKIFLCILSILFISGCWDSNELQDFSIISGIGIDKGGDDPENRFRLTVQIINPSIVSGGQQGGNVQSSPVTTYSETGSTLKEALRKISNEAPAELFFPHIQIMLIGEELAKEGIDELFDVIERDPKFRVLFPVLIVKGHTAEDALKISTSLRPIPSAKIEGSLQSSKEIWGEYPSTRADQAIMKLGEGSAAITGIEINGNVEKGNQTANMQEISQSTKLEIKGLAIIREGKLEKWLEGNPARGVVWVNNEMEETVMNLDCPDKKDAVAIDIGRAETIIKAKVKKNKPVMTIKINAEGAVSETHCSLELDKDETIKELEKQLRNEIKEEVQLAIKTLQEEKSDVFGFGEYVNIEKKNYWKKIKDKWEEEIFPQSIVNVEVNATIRRTGMKVKSYIK, encoded by the coding sequence ATGATTATGAAAACTTTATTCCTACAGAAGTCATATAAGATATTTCTTTGTATTTTATCTATTCTCTTCATATCAGGATGTTGGGACAGTAATGAATTACAAGATTTTAGTATTATATCAGGCATAGGGATTGATAAGGGAGGAGATGATCCTGAAAACCGATTTCGATTAACGGTTCAAATTATTAATCCTAGTATCGTCTCAGGTGGACAACAAGGTGGTAATGTACAATCTTCACCAGTTACCACTTATTCAGAAACTGGCAGTACATTAAAGGAAGCGTTAAGGAAAATTTCAAATGAGGCACCAGCAGAACTTTTTTTTCCGCATATTCAAATCATGCTAATAGGCGAGGAACTGGCCAAAGAGGGAATTGATGAGCTATTTGATGTGATTGAACGTGATCCGAAATTCCGGGTACTCTTTCCAGTTTTAATTGTAAAAGGTCATACAGCGGAAGATGCTTTAAAAATCTCAACTTCATTAAGACCTATACCTTCAGCAAAAATTGAAGGGAGCTTACAATCTTCTAAAGAAATATGGGGAGAGTATCCAAGTACTCGTGCTGATCAGGCGATTATGAAATTAGGAGAAGGAAGTGCAGCCATTACAGGGATCGAGATTAATGGAAATGTAGAAAAGGGGAATCAAACAGCAAATATGCAGGAAATTTCCCAGAGTACGAAGTTAGAAATAAAAGGACTTGCGATTATCAGAGAAGGTAAACTGGAAAAATGGTTGGAAGGAAACCCTGCCCGTGGTGTGGTGTGGGTCAATAATGAAATGGAAGAGACAGTGATGAACCTAGATTGCCCTGATAAAAAAGATGCTGTTGCAATTGATATTGGACGTGCAGAAACTATTATAAAGGCTAAAGTCAAAAAAAATAAACCAGTAATGACTATTAAAATAAATGCAGAAGGGGCTGTGTCGGAAACGCATTGTTCATTGGAGCTTGATAAGGATGAAACTATTAAAGAGTTAGAAAAGCAGTTGAGAAATGAAATTAAAGAAGAGGTTCAATTGGCAATAAAAACTCTACAAGAGGAAAAAAGTGATGTCTTCGGATTTGGGGAATATGTCAACATTGAGAAAAAAAACTATTGGAAAAAAATAAAAGATAAATGGGAAGAAGAAATATTTCCGCAATCAATAGTTAACGTAGAAGTTAATGCAACAATCCGACGGACTGGAATGAAAGTCAAATCGTATATAAAATAA
- a CDS encoding spore germination protein, which yields MNTWGRIFKKKTQNVFNDETDSSSIEYDLSPSLEDNIGKVREAMGYSDDLIVREFEMGKPLIHKVATIYLNGLTDKDLMGNLVIEKLLADTNVVENKEGDWTPDLIGAYVKDHLLSVTHVEDAIDLKKLLSLLLTGQTIVLIDGCNQAFACASQGGELRSIQEPTTENSVRGPKESFTESIITNTSLIRRRIKSPNVWLETRKLGNITQTDIGVMYINGIANEKLINEVRERLEKIDVDEIQGSNTIEEWIADDFLTPWPTIMTTERPDVVSGNLLEGRIAIFVDGTPIPLIVPATWNQFFQTAEDYYLRWNISVFLRFIRIISFLITLLGPSLFIAFISFHPELIPTPLLINLAAQRQAIPFPVIIEALLMEFTFEVLREAGIRMPRPVGQAVSIVGALVLGEAAVSAGIVSSAMVIVVAATAIASFTIPHYSMTDAVRLLRFIMMLLASTFGLYGIGLGVILLVSHTVSIRSFGIPYLAPFAPFIVADQKDAILRLPKPFMKKRPRLISQKKSNRLNTKKDGPFGEGTE from the coding sequence ATGAATACATGGGGCCGTATATTCAAGAAGAAAACACAAAATGTATTTAATGATGAAACGGATTCTTCCTCGATTGAATACGATCTCAGTCCTTCATTAGAGGATAATATAGGAAAAGTTAGAGAAGCAATGGGTTATAGTGATGATTTAATTGTACGGGAATTTGAAATGGGAAAACCACTTATCCATAAGGTTGCAACAATTTATTTAAATGGATTAACGGATAAAGATCTAATGGGAAATTTAGTTATTGAAAAGCTTTTGGCTGACACGAATGTTGTTGAAAATAAAGAAGGGGATTGGACCCCAGATCTGATAGGTGCTTATGTAAAAGATCATCTTTTGTCAGTAACACATGTTGAAGACGCAATAGATTTAAAAAAGCTTTTATCTTTACTATTAACTGGTCAAACAATCGTGCTTATTGATGGATGTAATCAGGCTTTTGCCTGTGCTTCGCAAGGTGGAGAACTTAGATCAATACAAGAGCCAACGACAGAAAATTCAGTTCGAGGACCTAAAGAGAGTTTTACAGAGTCGATAATTACAAATACCTCGTTGATTCGCCGTCGAATAAAAAGTCCCAATGTTTGGCTTGAAACAAGGAAACTTGGAAATATCACACAAACAGATATAGGTGTTATGTATATAAACGGGATTGCAAATGAAAAACTTATTAATGAAGTAAGGGAACGGTTAGAAAAGATCGATGTAGATGAAATTCAAGGTTCAAATACCATTGAGGAATGGATTGCTGATGATTTCTTAACACCATGGCCAACCATCATGACAACTGAACGGCCTGATGTTGTTTCTGGTAATTTGTTAGAGGGACGGATCGCTATTTTTGTAGATGGAACACCTATACCTTTAATAGTTCCAGCTACATGGAATCAATTTTTTCAAACGGCTGAAGATTATTACTTACGATGGAATATTAGTGTTTTTTTGCGGTTCATTCGGATTATTTCTTTTCTAATAACGCTTTTAGGACCATCCCTTTTTATTGCATTTATTTCTTTTCATCCGGAGCTAATTCCAACACCTTTACTTATTAATCTTGCTGCGCAGCGTCAGGCCATTCCATTTCCGGTCATTATTGAGGCATTATTAATGGAATTTACATTTGAGGTATTGAGAGAAGCAGGGATCCGGATGCCTCGACCTGTTGGACAGGCGGTATCAATTGTAGGTGCATTAGTATTAGGGGAAGCAGCTGTTTCTGCTGGAATTGTTTCCAGTGCAATGGTGATTGTAGTAGCGGCAACAGCCATTGCAAGTTTTACAATTCCTCATTATTCAATGACAGATGCTGTTCGTTTGCTGCGTTTTATTATGATGCTTTTGGCCAGTACGTTTGGACTTTACGGTATTGGTCTAGGAGTCATTTTATTGGTTAGTCATACAGTAAGCATACGATCATTCGGTATACCATATTTAGCTCCCTTTGCTCCCTTTATTGTTGCGGACCAAAAAGATGCGATTTTGCGGCTACCAAAACCATTTATGAAAAAACGTCCCCGTCTTATTAGTCAGAAGAAATCAAATAGATTAAATACAAAAAAAGATGGACCATTTGGAGAAGGAACTGAATGA